The Bernardetia litoralis DSM 6794 genome includes a window with the following:
- a CDS encoding dipeptidyl-peptidase 3 family protein translates to MDIKKTSKLAVLSMAICLGFWNCTPEKKTTDDTTTDTTSAVIEETKNELVRPEIYANFKLTTDISQLSESEKKMIPLLIEAAKIMDGLFWKQAYNGDKDSLLATIKNQDAQKFVQINYGLWDRLEQNRPFIEGVEEKPLGANFYPTDMTKEEYEAFEGDEKSSLYTLLRRDSEGKLMTVPYHKIYKTELEKTADYLRQAAEVAEDASLKKYLTLRADALVTDDYMASDMAWMDMKTNGIDIIIGAIETYEDHLFGQKAAFSSYVLVKDKSWSERLEKYAALLPQLQKDLPVEAKYKAEKPGSDSQLNAYDVVFYGGDCNAGSKTIAVNLPNDEQVQLKKGTRRSQLKNAMKAKFDQILLPISEMLITPEQRKHITFDAFFENTMFHEVAHGLGIKNTINKKGTVRESLKDMASALEEGKADVLGLYMVTKLREMGELSEGELMDNYTTFLAGIFRSVRFGAASAHGKANMIRFNFFNEKGAFEKLEDGTYKVNPEKMAIAVNELSAKIITLQGDGDYEGVTKMTNEMGIIKADLQADLDRLSDANIPVDIIFEQGADVLGL, encoded by the coding sequence ATGGATATCAAAAAAACATCAAAATTAGCTGTTCTATCAATGGCTATTTGTCTAGGCTTTTGGAACTGTACACCAGAAAAAAAGACAACAGATGACACAACTACTGACACAACAAGTGCAGTAATCGAAGAAACTAAAAATGAACTCGTGCGTCCAGAAATTTATGCAAACTTTAAGCTCACAACAGATATTAGTCAGCTTTCAGAAAGTGAGAAAAAAATGATTCCTCTTTTGATAGAAGCTGCCAAAATAATGGATGGTTTGTTTTGGAAACAAGCGTACAATGGTGATAAAGATAGTTTATTAGCAACTATCAAAAATCAAGATGCTCAGAAATTTGTGCAAATAAATTATGGACTTTGGGATAGATTAGAACAAAATCGTCCATTTATAGAAGGTGTAGAGGAAAAACCTCTAGGAGCAAACTTCTATCCAACTGATATGACAAAAGAAGAGTATGAAGCCTTTGAGGGTGATGAAAAATCAAGTCTTTATACTCTTTTAAGAAGAGATTCAGAAGGAAAATTGATGACTGTGCCTTATCACAAAATCTATAAAACAGAACTAGAAAAAACTGCTGATTATTTGCGCCAAGCTGCTGAAGTAGCTGAAGATGCAAGCCTCAAAAAATATCTTACTTTGCGTGCTGATGCGCTTGTTACTGATGATTATATGGCAAGTGATATGGCGTGGATGGATATGAAAACCAACGGAATTGATATTATTATTGGTGCAATAGAAACCTATGAAGATCATTTGTTTGGACAAAAAGCTGCATTCTCTTCTTATGTTTTGGTAAAAGATAAATCTTGGAGTGAAAGACTAGAAAAATACGCTGCACTTTTACCACAACTTCAAAAAGATTTGCCAGTAGAAGCAAAATACAAAGCCGAAAAACCTGGGTCAGATTCTCAACTCAATGCTTATGATGTTGTTTTTTATGGTGGAGATTGTAATGCAGGTAGCAAAACGATTGCTGTAAATCTTCCAAATGATGAACAAGTTCAGCTCAAAAAAGGTACTCGTCGTTCGCAGCTAAAAAATGCAATGAAAGCGAAGTTTGACCAAATTTTACTTCCTATTTCTGAGATGCTTATCACACCAGAGCAAAGGAAACACATTACTTTTGATGCTTTCTTTGAAAACACGATGTTTCATGAAGTAGCTCACGGTTTGGGAATCAAAAATACAATCAATAAAAAAGGAACAGTCAGAGAATCTTTGAAAGATATGGCTTCTGCTTTGGAAGAAGGAAAAGCCGATGTTTTGGGATTGTATATGGTTACAAAACTACGTGAAATGGGAGAGCTTTCAGAAGGAGAATTGATGGATAACTATACAACTTTTTTGGCTGGTATTTTCCGTTCGGTTCGTTTTGGTGCTGCTTCGGCACACGGAAAAGCAAATATGATTCGTTTTAATTTCTTCAATGAAAAAGGAGCTTTTGAGAAATTGGAAGACGGAACATACAAAGTAAATCCTGAGAAGATGGCGATTGCTGTAAACGAACTTTCTGCCAAAATAATAACATTACAAGGTGATGGAGATTATGAAGGTGTCACAAAAATGACTAACGAAATGGGAATTATAAAAGCTGATTTACAAGCAGATTTGGATAGGCTTTCTGATGCAAATATTCCTGTGGATATTATCTTTGAACAAGGGGCTGATGTTTTGGGACTTTAA
- a CDS encoding FKBP-type peptidyl-prolyl cis-trans isomerase, with protein sequence MTRLISKPFILIISVFFLLLLNSCASKENSNCPEGAICNDELQTTDTGLKYIHHIHYPKTRKPKYNEILTMHYLLLGDNGDTIANTYKLNEPIGQPLLGPAYKGSIEEGLRMMNVGDSATFYVTMDSIKDENLPFPPTMRKSIKEIYYVMKLYNTQSKAAFDIDEEARLKKRTQAQVAIQDKKIKEYLKQSSLFDSTKRHPTGLYYKIIKNGKGMPAQLGDSVSFTYKTSLLPKGLFVDESKKGQPIGFVVGKTNVLSAWQIAFTQLANKGAKISLFSPSHLAFGNKKFQNLPAFSMLHFEIEVVDIIRKNEMK encoded by the coding sequence ATGACTAGATTAATTTCTAAACCATTCATACTTATTATTTCAGTTTTTTTCTTGTTGTTACTTAATTCTTGTGCATCTAAAGAAAACTCAAATTGTCCAGAAGGTGCAATTTGTAATGATGAGTTACAAACTACTGACACAGGATTAAAATATATTCATCACATTCATTATCCCAAAACTAGAAAACCAAAATATAATGAAATATTGACTATGCATTATTTATTGTTGGGTGATAATGGAGATACCATTGCAAATACTTATAAACTCAATGAACCTATTGGACAGCCTCTTTTAGGACCTGCTTATAAAGGGTCTATTGAGGAAGGGTTAAGAATGATGAATGTAGGAGATAGTGCTACTTTTTATGTTACTATGGATTCTATTAAAGATGAAAATCTTCCCTTCCCTCCTACAATGAGAAAAAGTATAAAAGAAATTTATTATGTAATGAAGCTTTATAATACACAAAGTAAAGCTGCTTTTGATATAGATGAAGAGGCAAGACTGAAAAAACGAACACAAGCCCAAGTAGCTATTCAAGACAAAAAAATCAAAGAATATTTGAAACAGAGTTCTTTATTTGATAGTACAAAAAGGCACCCGACAGGACTTTATTATAAAATTATCAAAAATGGAAAAGGTATGCCTGCTCAATTAGGAGATAGCGTTTCTTTTACATATAAAACAAGTCTTCTTCCTAAAGGTCTTTTTGTAGATGAATCAAAGAAAGGTCAGCCTATAGGTTTTGTTGTTGGAAAAACTAATGTTCTTTCTGCTTGGCAAATTGCTTTTACACAGCTTGCTAATAAAGGAGCTAAAATAAGTCTTTTTTCTCCTTCTCATCTTGCATTTGGAAATAAAAAATTCCAAAACCTTCCTGCTTTTTCAATGCTTCACTTCGAAATTGAAGTCGTAGATATTATTAGAAAAAATGAAATGAAATAA
- a CDS encoding OmpA family protein, producing the protein MKNKIPLLLLSVLFFWGLNNLASAQVDNDKVLINTTVVDFKQKVRPGETVMFVNTVTGEVFSKISDKEGKCFFVLIKGKEYLIKYKNFGKDVDYQKVQIPDVARLKELKVLVKFQPATAYTLDNVLFETGKANLKNSSYKAIDELADAMKAKNTMEIEIAGHTDNIGDKAANLKLSQERAEAVRHYLIKKGIDAHRITAKGYGDTKPVADNSTNAGKQQNRRTEVKITKE; encoded by the coding sequence ATGAAAAATAAAATACCACTTTTATTACTTTCAGTTCTCTTTTTTTGGGGATTAAATAACTTAGCTTCTGCACAAGTAGATAATGACAAAGTACTTATCAATACTACTGTTGTGGATTTTAAGCAGAAAGTAAGACCAGGAGAAACTGTCATGTTTGTCAATACAGTCACAGGAGAAGTTTTTTCCAAAATTAGTGATAAAGAAGGAAAGTGTTTCTTTGTATTGATAAAAGGAAAGGAATACCTTATCAAATACAAAAATTTTGGAAAAGATGTAGATTATCAGAAGGTTCAGATTCCTGATGTAGCTCGTCTTAAAGAGTTGAAAGTCTTAGTAAAATTTCAGCCAGCAACAGCCTATACACTTGATAATGTACTCTTCGAAACAGGAAAAGCAAATCTAAAAAATAGCTCTTATAAAGCAATTGATGAACTTGCTGATGCAATGAAAGCAAAAAACACCATGGAAATAGAAATTGCAGGTCATACAGATAATATTGGAGATAAAGCAGCAAATCTAAAACTTTCACAAGAAAGAGCCGAAGCCGTACGACATTATCTAATCAAAAAAGGAATTGATGCACATCGTATTACAGCAAAAGGATATGGAGATACAAAACCAGTAGCTGATAATAGTACAAATGCAGGAAAACAACAAAATCGTCGTACTGAAGTTAAGATTACCAAAGAATAA
- a CDS encoding transposase — MRIKSNFKATRKGKTKYIKEWCRGLAISETYQLDGTFIVNEAEVYLSVSRTQKGYIYLASPVLLENVFQIYKQRWEIEKLFKALKTQGFNLENTKLTEPDKMAKLIALCAIAFVWCYKVGEWKHQKIKIRVCSNGHNEYSFFRYGLLEIKKLLNNPMAKEAKYNQKIKVL, encoded by the coding sequence ATGCGTATAAAGTCTAACTTTAAAGCAACTAGAAAAGGCAAAACAAAATATATTAAAGAATGGTGTCGAGGACTTGCAATTTCAGAAACATATCAACTAGATGGGACTTTTATTGTCAATGAAGCAGAGGTATATTTATCTGTAAGTCGAACACAAAAAGGATATATTTATCTTGCTTCACCTGTGCTTTTAGAGAATGTATTTCAAATATATAAACAACGTTGGGAAATCGAAAAATTGTTTAAAGCACTAAAAACGCAAGGTTTTAACTTAGAAAACACAAAACTAACAGAACCAGATAAAATGGCTAAATTAATTGCTCTCTGTGCCATTGCATTTGTTTGGTGTTACAAAGTAGGGGAGTGGAAACATCAAAAAATAAAAATAAGAGTCTGTTCAAATGGACATAATGAATACTCTTTTTTTAGATATGGATTATTAGAAATTAAAAAATTACTCAATAATCCAATGGCGAAAGAAGCTAAATATAATCAGAAGATTAAAGTTTTGTAA
- a CDS encoding PhzF family phenazine biosynthesis protein, whose protein sequence is MNSISSQKIPFYQVDAFAPKPFSGNPAAVFLCDEALTDEQYLNIAREMYLPETTFLRPLFDAKKENWQTATLFEVRWFMVNEETNLCGHATLAAAHVIFEEIKSIHTEVTFRTRSGNLLIRKEDFEGEANYIKMQFPVEESFENRIPEANLLKSLGVENQKINSSVYFPIKQTWILEFESQEELENLKPNFEEIIKNKYQIPIKKVGITTKGNSKYDFISRLFCPWIGINEDALSAVSHGLFAKYWQPQLNKNTFFAYQASKRGGEIHLQLLKENGKNNQVLLIGKGITTLEGNGRI, encoded by the coding sequence ATGAATTCTATTTCTTCTCAAAAAATTCCTTTTTATCAAGTTGATGCTTTTGCTCCAAAACCATTTAGTGGAAACCCTGCTGCTGTTTTTTTGTGTGATGAAGCTCTTACCGATGAACAATACTTAAATATTGCTAGAGAAATGTATTTGCCCGAAACTACTTTTTTGCGTCCTTTATTTGATGCAAAAAAAGAAAATTGGCAAACAGCAACACTTTTTGAAGTTCGTTGGTTTATGGTAAATGAAGAAACTAATCTTTGTGGACACGCAACTCTTGCAGCAGCACATGTAATTTTTGAGGAAATTAAAAGCATTCATACAGAAGTTACTTTTCGTACAAGAAGTGGCAATTTGCTCATCAGAAAAGAAGATTTTGAAGGAGAAGCAAATTATATCAAAATGCAATTTCCAGTAGAAGAAAGTTTTGAAAACAGAATTCCTGAGGCAAATTTATTAAAATCATTAGGAGTTGAGAATCAAAAAATAAACTCTTCTGTTTATTTTCCTATCAAACAAACTTGGATTTTAGAGTTTGAAAGTCAAGAAGAATTAGAAAACCTCAAACCAAATTTTGAAGAAATAATTAAAAATAAATATCAAATTCCTATCAAAAAAGTAGGAATTACTACAAAAGGAAATTCAAAATATGATTTTATTTCTCGTTTATTTTGTCCTTGGATTGGAATAAATGAAGATGCACTTTCTGCTGTTTCTCATGGGCTTTTTGCAAAATATTGGCAACCTCAACTCAATAAAAATACTTTCTTTGCTTATCAAGCCTCAAAACGAGGTGGAGAAATTCACTTGCAACTCTTAAAAGAAAATGGCAAAAACAATCAAGTTTTGTTAATTGGAAAAGGAATTACTACTTTAGAAGGAAATGGAAGAATTTAA
- a CDS encoding thymidine kinase: MHIEPTIHHLDHPVEGGWIEVVCGSMFSGKTEELIRRLTRAKIARQSVQIFKPAIDTRYDDQKVVSHNQNEIDSIAVEKASDILTLLKEKNYQVIGIDEAQFFDKELLNICQILANQGKRIVIAGLDMDFAGKPFGIMPQLLAIAEYVTKVHAICMCCGKVAAYSFRLTPSKQKILLGEKTEYEARCRKCFVKGNLNLETDCKEVFKDEVL; this comes from the coding sequence ATGCACATTGAACCTACCATACATCATTTAGACCACCCTGTTGAGGGAGGTTGGATAGAAGTCGTCTGTGGCTCTATGTTTTCTGGCAAAACGGAAGAGCTTATCCGTCGCCTTACTCGTGCCAAAATTGCACGCCAATCTGTTCAGATTTTTAAGCCTGCGATTGATACTCGTTATGATGACCAAAAAGTGGTTTCTCATAATCAAAACGAAATTGATTCGATAGCTGTCGAAAAGGCAAGTGATATTCTGACTCTTTTAAAAGAAAAAAATTATCAAGTTATTGGAATTGATGAAGCTCAATTTTTTGATAAAGAACTTTTGAATATATGTCAGATTTTGGCCAATCAAGGAAAAAGAATCGTAATTGCTGGCTTAGATATGGATTTTGCAGGCAAACCATTTGGAATTATGCCCCAGCTTTTGGCAATTGCCGAATATGTAACCAAAGTACACGCTATTTGCATGTGTTGTGGAAAAGTAGCTGCTTATTCTTTTCGTCTGACTCCTTCCAAACAAAAAATTTTATTAGGAGAAAAAACAGAATATGAAGCTCGTTGTAGAAAGTGTTTTGTAAAAGGAAATCTAAATCTAGAAACAGATTGTAAAGAAGTATTTAAAGATGAGGTTTTGTAA
- a CDS encoding GldM protein codes for MNNISFSRFHCITFFGVMVMSLFCFSCISEDKKTENQELETTDFSPALHFEKLEKQNREAADSLEALYDIHYGALKNDSLMKRKGDLLRQRTETILQQIDKTYFDLDYFLENIPADKNYKEATILFFIGKNKKGRGYKLEENLNEYITQINQIDNKWNFISPFISQTDIELLHNQNTDLVEAHFQKTFPEAAFAFLSALKKEIILIELQAIDELAKKNK; via the coding sequence ATGAATAATATATCTTTTTCTAGGTTTCATTGTATTACTTTTTTTGGAGTAATGGTAATGAGTTTGTTTTGTTTTTCGTGTATTTCTGAAGATAAAAAAACTGAAAATCAAGAATTAGAAACAACTGATTTTTCGCCTGCCTTGCATTTTGAAAAGCTAGAAAAACAAAATAGAGAAGCAGCTGATAGTTTGGAGGCTCTGTATGATATACATTATGGAGCTTTAAAAAATGATTCTCTAATGAAACGAAAAGGTGATTTGTTGCGTCAGCGAACCGAAACTATCTTACAACAAATAGACAAAACGTATTTTGACTTAGATTATTTTTTGGAAAATATTCCTGCTGATAAAAATTATAAAGAAGCTACAATTTTATTTTTTATAGGAAAAAACAAAAAAGGAAGAGGCTATAAATTAGAAGAAAATTTGAATGAATATATTACTCAAATAAATCAAATTGATAACAAATGGAATTTTATTTCACCCTTTATTTCTCAAACAGATATAGAATTATTGCATAATCAAAATACCGATTTGGTAGAAGCTCATTTTCAAAAGACATTTCCTGAAGCTGCTTTTGCTTTTCTTAGCGCACTCAAAAAAGAAATTATTTTAATAGAATTACAGGCAATTGATGAATTGGCTAAGAAAAACAAATAA
- a CDS encoding acyl-CoA thioesterase — MNRVKVDLPDQFLFKTEIPVRITDLNYGGHVGNDAMLSLVHEARVQFFMSEGFKSELDIMGFGVIMADVAMQFKGEGFYGNIFEVYVTVGGLSSSGFDLYYKFIDQESRREILKVKTGMVLFDYKSRKIAALPEELKKRWQLPHPESRLISNK; from the coding sequence ATGAATAGAGTAAAGGTAGATTTACCAGACCAATTTTTATTTAAGACAGAAATTCCTGTCCGAATTACAGACCTAAATTATGGTGGGCATGTAGGAAATGATGCTATGCTCAGTTTGGTTCACGAAGCTAGAGTTCAATTTTTTATGAGTGAAGGCTTTAAAAGCGAGCTTGATATTATGGGCTTCGGTGTGATTATGGCAGATGTAGCCATGCAATTTAAGGGGGAGGGATTTTATGGAAATATTTTTGAGGTTTATGTAACTGTTGGAGGGCTTTCTTCTTCAGGTTTTGATTTGTACTACAAATTTATTGACCAAGAATCAAGAAGAGAAATTTTGAAAGTAAAGACAGGAATGGTTCTTTTCGATTATAAAAGCCGAAAAATTGCAGCTCTTCCCGAAGAACTCAAAAAACGTTGGCAATTACCACACCCAGAAAGTCGTTTGATTAGCAACAAATGA
- a CDS encoding tetratricopeptide repeat protein, which yields MRIEFLPIKIKNNKTMYSALNSRLFLLFINVCIYCFFSIPIFAQKNENSPFYQLEKGNYSQAIQHAQAALENSIDALQRGELLTVISRAYRYQEDYSMALNYAVQATTQFDRVEKEKEKAVLGKAEIFTEIGLLYQEWLSYDKAIENFEKAKQIYKANQKKKEIIELNRKIAHNQFLNGEYEESEKNYIKLLEEDKRTGDKERISFSLGKLAIVSRIKKPENSLKYSIEKYNLEVEKKNNYDQIAFAANSIGYLYRQLGQEKEAITYFEKALEALKKINKKDEIVLNNLGVTYTALKKYPAAHIQYKDALEINQAKNNAAAIADSYNYLGANEYLAAHAQEARVQVGKAITIAQKNNQQQSLADSYLLLSKIWEYEDDFRQSQDAFKKYTDIKTKLEQEAAKQKEELQRQRTEAERQETQLVQYENEREQERLRLEKIQSEAEKQAKENELLKSENELQQSQTKNAILQREQTQQALLLTKNELEAAKRKEDIQRLEIERQKNNAKLREQALEAEQQKKQKQLLEQQNKFKDLENEKQHLETERQKSSKYIAYLIAITAIILFGFALFAFIQNKKKNKKIEAQNSLLEKQKQEITQKHEELQASEEELRQNSEELQTTNEQLTFVKMSIEEKNLALGASLVELESQKEVIEKKNHDITSSINYAKRIQTAMLPDLNKVKQGLPESFIFFQPRDIVSGDFYWFSQISDQKCVIAACDCTGHGVPGAFMSLIGNDVLNETVNARGIHEPDKIIHDLHSGVVNALNQRATDNRDGMDMTLCVVDQENKKVHFAGAKNEVVYIQNEEVVQLKGDKMPIGGERLDIERFFHKQTVDITAPTTFYMFSDGFQDQFGGDKGRKYMKKRFREFLVEIHNQPFSEQERILKLEFDSWLGGIYSQIDDVLVIGFKVS from the coding sequence ATGAGAATAGAATTTCTTCCTATAAAAATTAAAAATAATAAAACGATGTATTCTGCTCTGAATAGTCGTCTATTTTTGCTTTTTATAAATGTATGTATTTATTGTTTCTTTTCTATCCCTATTTTTGCACAAAAGAATGAAAATTCACCTTTTTACCAACTAGAAAAAGGAAATTATAGCCAAGCTATTCAGCATGCACAAGCAGCTCTAGAAAATTCTATTGATGCACTTCAACGTGGAGAACTTCTTACAGTCATTTCTCGTGCTTATCGTTACCAAGAAGATTATTCTATGGCTCTTAATTATGCTGTTCAAGCTACAACACAGTTTGATAGAGTAGAAAAAGAGAAAGAGAAAGCTGTTTTAGGAAAGGCTGAAATATTTACAGAAATAGGTCTTTTGTATCAAGAATGGCTCTCCTATGATAAGGCAATAGAAAATTTTGAAAAAGCAAAACAAATTTATAAAGCCAATCAAAAGAAGAAAGAAATAATTGAGTTAAATAGAAAAATAGCTCATAATCAATTTTTGAATGGAGAATATGAAGAGTCTGAAAAAAATTACATAAAACTATTAGAAGAAGACAAAAGAACAGGAGATAAAGAACGTATTTCTTTTTCTTTAGGTAAATTAGCTATTGTAAGTAGAATCAAAAAGCCTGAAAATTCACTCAAGTATTCTATTGAAAAATATAATTTGGAAGTAGAAAAGAAAAATAATTATGACCAAATTGCTTTTGCTGCAAATAGCATTGGATATTTATATAGACAATTAGGACAGGAAAAAGAAGCGATTACTTACTTCGAAAAAGCTCTTGAAGCACTCAAAAAAATTAATAAAAAAGATGAAATTGTACTTAATAACTTAGGTGTAACTTATACAGCACTCAAAAAATATCCTGCTGCACATATTCAATATAAAGATGCTTTAGAAATAAATCAAGCAAAAAATAATGCTGCTGCAATAGCAGATTCTTATAATTATTTGGGTGCAAATGAGTACTTAGCTGCTCATGCTCAAGAAGCTAGAGTACAAGTAGGAAAGGCAATAACTATTGCTCAAAAGAATAATCAACAACAGTCTTTAGCAGATTCATATTTACTTTTATCTAAAATTTGGGAATATGAAGATGATTTTAGGCAATCACAAGACGCTTTCAAAAAATATACTGACATCAAAACAAAATTAGAACAAGAAGCTGCAAAACAAAAAGAAGAATTACAAAGACAACGAACAGAAGCCGAAAGACAAGAAACACAACTTGTCCAATATGAAAATGAACGAGAACAAGAACGTTTGCGATTAGAAAAAATACAAAGTGAAGCAGAAAAACAAGCAAAAGAAAATGAACTTTTGAAAAGTGAAAATGAATTGCAACAAAGCCAAACCAAAAATGCAATCTTGCAAAGAGAACAAACACAACAAGCTCTTTTACTGACAAAAAATGAACTTGAAGCAGCCAAAAGAAAAGAAGATATTCAGCGTTTGGAGATAGAAAGACAAAAAAACAATGCAAAATTGAGAGAACAAGCTCTTGAAGCTGAACAACAGAAAAAGCAAAAACAGCTTTTAGAACAACAAAATAAATTTAAAGATTTAGAAAATGAAAAGCAGCATTTAGAAACCGAAAGACAAAAATCATCTAAATATATTGCTTATTTGATTGCCATAACTGCAATTATTTTATTTGGTTTTGCATTATTTGCATTCATTCAAAATAAAAAGAAAAACAAAAAAATTGAAGCTCAAAACAGCCTTTTAGAAAAGCAAAAACAAGAAATTACTCAAAAACATGAAGAGCTTCAGGCTTCAGAAGAGGAATTAAGACAAAACTCTGAAGAACTTCAAACTACAAATGAGCAACTTACATTTGTCAAGATGAGTATAGAAGAAAAAAATCTTGCCCTAGGTGCTTCTTTGGTAGAATTGGAAAGCCAAAAAGAAGTTATTGAGAAAAAAAATCATGATATTACTTCAAGTATAAATTACGCTAAAAGAATTCAGACGGCAATGTTGCCTGACCTAAACAAAGTAAAACAGGGCTTACCCGAATCATTTATCTTTTTTCAACCTAGAGATATTGTAAGTGGAGATTTTTATTGGTTTAGCCAAATTTCTGACCAAAAATGTGTAATTGCAGCCTGTGATTGTACAGGACATGGCGTTCCAGGGGCATTTATGTCACTTATTGGAAATGATGTTTTGAATGAAACTGTGAATGCAAGAGGAATACATGAGCCTGATAAAATTATTCACGATTTGCATTCTGGAGTTGTAAATGCACTCAATCAACGAGCAACAGACAACAGAGATGGAATGGATATGACACTTTGTGTAGTCGACCAAGAAAACAAAAAAGTTCATTTTGCAGGTGCAAAAAATGAGGTCGTTTATATTCAAAATGAAGAAGTAGTTCAGCTTAAAGGCGATAAAATGCCCATTGGAGGAGAACGACTTGATATAGAACGTTTTTTTCATAAACAAACCGTTGATATAACTGCACCCACTACTTTTTATATGTTTTCTGATGGTTTT